A single Anatilimnocola floriformis DNA region contains:
- a CDS encoding protein kinase domain-containing protein: protein MSGVTAEQLAQRITDSALMDSHQLDSVWAELGTREVTIDQFTSLLTRREFLTNYQLDRLLKGEKGGYFYGDCKVLYLVGTGTFARVYRAVNIKTGRVVALKALRKRFRVEPGMTEQFVREGQIGAKLRHPNIVPIYEVAEKPSPFMTMEFVEGRNLREFLKVRKTLSPLDSMRLAVDIIAGLDYAFQNGMTHRDLKTSNVLITSRGRAKLVDFGLAGLQKENALGEGDIGNPRTIDYAGLERASGARNNDPRSDLFFAGCILYNMVGGEPPLPETKDRTQRLSVQRYQNIKPLSQLLPSCPKRLLAFVSKALEMMPEKRFSSAAEMHDEAKRVLAKMEAGEGDQEVTAEAGPAKPGAPMVIDSDHEGSGKTVMLIESNIKMQDLLREKLKKHGYKVLVISDPVRALARFTEYEPAPADCVLFSALELGEDALDVFNRFGSIEHTKQIPAMIFADPRQVDIVKGAQLTARRLLLKYPFKVREIRDALLGMLRPGYIRASAAAADES, encoded by the coding sequence ATGTCCGGCGTTACCGCTGAACAACTAGCACAGCGTATTACCGATTCCGCCTTGATGGATTCCCACCAACTGGATTCTGTTTGGGCGGAGCTAGGCACTCGCGAAGTTACGATTGACCAGTTCACCAGCCTCCTCACGCGCCGTGAGTTCCTCACCAACTATCAGCTCGATCGCTTGCTGAAGGGTGAAAAGGGGGGCTACTTCTACGGCGACTGCAAGGTGCTGTATCTGGTGGGCACCGGTACCTTTGCCCGCGTCTATCGCGCGGTAAACATCAAGACGGGTCGCGTCGTCGCGCTCAAAGCGCTCCGCAAGCGGTTCCGCGTCGAACCGGGGATGACCGAGCAGTTTGTTCGCGAAGGCCAGATCGGCGCCAAGCTGCGCCATCCCAACATCGTGCCGATCTACGAGGTCGCCGAAAAGCCGTCGCCGTTCATGACGATGGAATTTGTCGAAGGGCGGAACCTGCGCGAGTTTCTCAAGGTCCGCAAAACTCTCTCGCCGCTCGATTCAATGCGTCTCGCCGTCGACATCATTGCCGGCCTGGATTATGCCTTTCAGAACGGCATGACGCATCGCGATTTGAAGACGTCGAACGTGCTGATTACCAGTCGTGGCCGAGCGAAACTGGTGGACTTCGGCCTCGCTGGGTTGCAAAAAGAAAACGCGCTCGGCGAAGGCGACATCGGCAATCCGCGCACAATCGATTATGCCGGTCTGGAGCGAGCTTCGGGCGCACGCAACAACGATCCACGCAGCGATCTCTTTTTTGCTGGCTGCATTTTGTACAACATGGTCGGCGGTGAACCGCCCCTGCCAGAAACAAAAGACCGCACGCAACGGTTGAGCGTGCAGCGTTATCAAAACATCAAGCCCCTCTCGCAGCTGTTGCCGAGTTGCCCCAAGCGGTTGCTCGCGTTTGTCAGTAAAGCGCTCGAGATGATGCCGGAGAAGCGTTTTAGCTCGGCGGCAGAAATGCACGACGAAGCGAAACGCGTGCTGGCCAAGATGGAAGCGGGTGAAGGAGATCAGGAAGTCACCGCCGAAGCAGGGCCCGCCAAGCCGGGCGCGCCCATGGTGATCGACTCCGACCACGAAGGCTCGGGCAAGACGGTGATGCTGATCGAGTCGAACATCAAGATGCAGGACCTGCTGCGCGAGAAGCTGAAAAAGCACGGCTACAAAGTGCTGGTCATCAGCGATCCCGTGCGAGCGCTCGCCCGCTTCACCGAGTACGAACCGGCGCCCGCCGATTGCGTGTTGTTCTCGGCGCTCGAACTGGGCGAAGACGCGCTCGATGTCTTCAATCGCTTCGGCAGCATCGAGCACACGAAGCAGATTCCGGCGATGATCTTCGCCGATCCGCGACAGGTCGACATCGTCAAGGGAGCGCAACTCACCGCGCGACGGTTGCTGCTGAAGTATCCCTTCAAGGTTCGAGAAATTCGCGATGCGTTGCTAGGCATGCTGCGGCCTGGATACATCCGGGCGAGCGCTGCCGCGGCGGATGAATCGTAG